A section of the Paracoccaceae bacterium genome encodes:
- a CDS encoding heme lyase CcmF/NrfE family subunit produces the protein MYTELGHFALILAFCIAILQTVVPLIGAQKGWTAWMRIGEPAASLQFILIAASFAALTHAFVVSDFSVALVASNSHTLKPMLYKVTGVWGNHEGSLLLWVLILALFGACAAWFGGGLPARLRARVLGVQGSISVAFLAFILWTSNPFGRLEIPPFNGQDLNPLLQDVGLAFHPPFLYLGYVGLSMSFSFAVAALIEGRVDAAWGRWVRPWTLAAWLFLTIGIALGSWWAYYELGWGGFWFWDPVENASFMPWLIAAALLHSAIVVEKREALKSWTVLLAILAFGFSLIGTFIVRSGVLTSVHAFANDPERGMFILAILVAFTGGALVLYALRAHALQAKGVFALASRETALIANNVLLAVAGFVVFIGTVWPLVAELAWGQKLSVGPPFFDAAFTPFMVALAIILPIGAIIPWKRARLGRAGRSLLPALIAAIAIGALVWTMQSGRSVLAPIAAVLAVWIIGGTLVELWTRAGKGAAAMKFRRLAGLPRADWGKAVAHSGFAITLFGVAALTAWQTEDIRVAQVGDSFDVGAYRVTLDAVREDVRGPNWQATEADVTLRRNGNIVAQLTPEKRFYPVAGMPTTEAAIANGVFRDLYVVVGDPQDGGGYALRTHIKPFANWIWAGAIIMALGGGLSLSDRRHRIAAGARKVVRTVPAE, from the coding sequence ATGTATACCGAGCTTGGCCATTTCGCCCTGATCCTCGCCTTCTGCATCGCGATTTTGCAGACGGTCGTTCCGCTGATCGGTGCGCAAAAGGGCTGGACGGCCTGGATGCGCATCGGTGAACCAGCGGCCAGCCTGCAATTCATCCTGATCGCGGCCAGTTTTGCCGCACTGACGCACGCCTTTGTGGTCTCGGATTTCTCGGTCGCGCTGGTCGCGTCGAATTCGCATACGTTGAAGCCGATGCTTTATAAGGTGACCGGCGTTTGGGGCAATCACGAAGGGTCGTTGCTTCTCTGGGTGCTGATATTGGCGCTGTTCGGGGCCTGTGCGGCCTGGTTCGGCGGTGGCCTGCCAGCACGGTTGCGCGCCCGCGTTCTGGGTGTGCAGGGGTCGATCAGCGTGGCGTTTCTGGCCTTCATCCTTTGGACATCGAACCCCTTTGGACGCCTTGAGATTCCACCGTTTAATGGGCAGGATCTGAACCCGCTGTTGCAGGACGTCGGCCTCGCCTTCCACCCGCCATTCCTCTACCTTGGCTACGTCGGACTTTCGATGAGCTTTTCTTTCGCCGTCGCCGCCCTCATCGAAGGGCGCGTCGATGCCGCCTGGGGCCGCTGGGTGCGCCCCTGGACGCTGGCGGCATGGCTGTTCCTGACCATCGGCATCGCGCTGGGGTCGTGGTGGGCGTATTATGAGCTTGGCTGGGGCGGCTTCTGGTTCTGGGATCCGGTCGAAAACGCCAGTTTCATGCCCTGGCTGATTGCGGCCGCTTTGCTGCATTCGGCCATCGTGGTGGAAAAACGTGAGGCATTGAAAAGCTGGACGGTGCTGCTGGCGATTCTGGCGTTCGGTTTTTCGTTGATCGGAACGTTCATTGTCAGGTCCGGGGTGCTGACCTCGGTCCATGCCTTCGCCAATGATCCTGAACGCGGGATGTTCATACTGGCGATTCTGGTGGCCTTTACCGGCGGGGCGCTGGTGCTTTATGCGCTGCGCGCCCATGCCTTGCAGGCCAAGGGCGTGTTTGCGCTGGCCAGCCGCGAAACCGCGCTTATCGCAAATAACGTTCTGCTGGCGGTGGCCGGGTTCGTCGTGTTCATCGGTACGGTCTGGCCGCTGGTGGCCGAGCTTGCCTGGGGTCAGAAGTTGTCCGTCGGCCCGCCGTTCTTCGATGCCGCCTTCACACCCTTCATGGTGGCGCTTGCGATCATCCTGCCCATCGGCGCGATTATTCCGTGGAAACGGGCGCGCTTGGGGCGTGCCGGGCGCAGCCTGCTGCCCGCCCTGATCGCCGCCATTGCCATCGGCGCCCTGGTCTGGACGATGCAATCTGGTCGCTCGGTCCTGGCACCGATTGCCGCCGTGCTGGCCGTGTGGATCATCGGCGGGACCCTGGTAGAGCTTTGGACACGCGCCGGTAAAGGCGCCGCGGCGATGAAGTTCCGGCGCCTGGCCGGACTGCCGCGTGCCGACTGGGGCAAAGCAGTGGCGCATTCGGGCTTTGCGATCACGCTGTTCGGGGTCGCCGCGCTGACCGCCTGGCAGACCGAGGATATTCGCGTCGCGCAAGTCGGTGACAGTTTCGATGTCGGGGCCTATCGGGTCACGCTGGACGCGGTGCGCGAAGACGTGCGCGGCCCAAATTGGCAGGCGACCGAGGCGGATGTGACGTTAAGGCGCAACGGCAATATCGTCGCGCAACTGACGCCCGAGAAACGGTTTTACCCCGTCGCCGGCATGCCAACGACTGAGGCGGCGATTGCAAATGGCGTGTTCCGTGACCTCTATGTCGTGGTTGGCGATCCGCAGGATGGCGGCGGCTATGCGCTGCGCACCCACATCAAGCCCTTCGCCAACTGGATTTGGGCGGGTGCGATCATTATGGCGCTTGGCGGCGGACTGTCGCTGAGTGATCGACGCCACCGGATTGCCGCCGGGGCGCGCAAGGTGGTGCGCACGGTGCCTGCGGAATGA
- a CDS encoding cytochrome C biogenesis protein CcdA, whose protein sequence is MKRLALILCLLATPLLAVEPSEMLADPVLEARAQALDLELRCVKCQSEAIASSNAAWAADARVLVRELIADGKSDAEVMDFFVDRYGEYVRMRPKAQGAGLVLWIAAPLMLLGGIGVAVMTLRRRRAAPEVAQLSAEEQARLDQLLDR, encoded by the coding sequence ATGAAACGGCTTGCCCTGATCCTGTGCCTGCTGGCCACGCCGCTTCTTGCCGTTGAACCCTCCGAGATGCTGGCTGATCCGGTGCTGGAGGCCCGCGCGCAGGCGCTGGATCTGGAACTGCGCTGCGTCAAATGCCAGTCCGAGGCGATTGCGTCATCCAACGCCGCCTGGGCTGCCGATGCGCGGGTGCTGGTGCGCGAGTTGATTGCCGATGGCAAAAGCGACGCCGAGGTAATGGATTTTTTCGTCGACCGTTATGGCGAGTATGTTCGTATGCGGCCCAAGGCACAGGGTGCCGGGCTGGTGCTGTGGATTGCCGCGCCGCTGATGCTGCTGGGGGGGATCGGGGTCGCCGTGATGACTCTGCGCCGCCGTCGCGCCGCGCCCGAAGTTGCCCAACTCAGCGCCGAAGAACAGGCGCGGCTGGACCAATTGCTAGACCGGTAG
- a CDS encoding 2-(1,2-epoxy-1,2-dihydrophenyl)acetyl-CoA isomerase, whose amino-acid sequence MNYDAITLTEADGIAEIALARPDVMNALNSRMRAEVTHAVKAAGARNRVVVLTGQGRTFCSGQDLGDRANVANLDLERTLRDEYIPMLRAIYDCPVPTIAAVNGPAAGAGANLALACDVVIAAESAVFLQAFTRIGLIPDAGGTYWLPRQMGFAKAMGAALFADKITAQQASDWGMIWEAVADADFDDHWRARAAHLASGPTQAYAHVKQALRATYDNSLDDQLALEAKLQGECGKTRDFREGVLAFTEKRPPGYEGR is encoded by the coding sequence ATGAATTATGACGCGATTACCCTGACCGAGGCCGACGGCATCGCCGAAATCGCGCTGGCGCGACCCGATGTGATGAACGCATTGAACAGCCGGATGCGGGCCGAGGTGACCCATGCGGTAAAGGCCGCCGGGGCGCGCAACCGCGTTGTGGTGCTGACCGGGCAGGGGCGGACCTTCTGTTCTGGGCAGGATCTGGGGGATCGGGCGAATGTCGCGAACCTGGATCTGGAACGCACGCTGCGTGACGAATACATCCCCATGCTTAGGGCGATATACGATTGCCCGGTGCCGACCATCGCCGCCGTCAACGGCCCCGCCGCCGGGGCCGGGGCCAATCTGGCATTGGCCTGTGATGTGGTGATCGCGGCAGAAAGCGCCGTGTTTCTTCAGGCATTCACCCGCATCGGCTTGATCCCGGACGCAGGCGGCACCTATTGGCTGCCCCGGCAAATGGGGTTCGCCAAAGCCATGGGCGCGGCGCTGTTTGCCGACAAGATTACCGCACAGCAGGCCAGCGACTGGGGCATGATCTGGGAGGCGGTGGCCGACGCCGATTTTGACGACCACTGGCGCGCCCGCGCCGCGCATCTGGCAAGCGGCCCGACACAGGCCTATGCCCACGTGAAACAGGCGCTGCGCGCAACCTATGACAACTCATTGGACGACCAACTGGCGCTGGAGGCTAAGCTGCAGGGCGAATGCGGCAAGACCCGCGATTTCCGCGAAGGCGTGCTGGCCTTCACCGAAAAACGCCCGCCCGGTTATGAGGGGCGGTAA
- the gltA gene encoding citrate (Si)-synthase, whose product MTEQSGTAKLSFGDKEIDLPIYSPTAGPDVIDIRKLYAKGDVFTYDPGFTSTASTDSAITFIDGDKGELLHRGYPIDQLAEKSHFLEVCYLLLYGELPSGNQLEEFEALVTNHTMLHEQMQFLFRGFRRDAHPMAVMVGVVGAMSAFYHDSTDINDPHQREVASIRLIAKMPTIAAWAYKYTIGQPFVYPRNDLDYASNFLRMCFSVPAEDYEVNPILARAMDRIFTLHADHEQNASTSTVRLASSSGANPFACIAAGIACLWGPAHGGANQAALEMLQEIGTVDQIPEYIERAKDKNDPFRLMGFGHRVYKNFDPRAKVMKQSADEVLDLLGIENNETLKVAKALEKIALEDPYFIEKKLYPNVDFYSGIILDAMGFPTSMFTPIFALARTVGWISQWKEQLADPQLKIGRPRQLYCGPTGRDYVDVEDR is encoded by the coding sequence ATGACCGAACAATCAGGAACCGCCAAACTCAGCTTCGGCGATAAGGAAATTGATCTGCCGATCTATTCGCCGACCGCCGGGCCGGACGTCATCGACATTCGTAAACTCTACGCCAAGGGTGACGTATTTACATATGATCCGGGCTTTACCTCGACCGCGTCCACCGACAGCGCCATCACTTTCATTGACGGCGACAAGGGTGAATTGCTGCATCGCGGATACCCGATCGACCAGCTGGCGGAAAAATCGCATTTCCTGGAAGTCTGCTATCTGCTGCTTTACGGGGAACTTCCGTCAGGCAACCAGCTAGAAGAATTCGAAGCGCTGGTGACCAACCACACCATGCTGCACGAACAGATGCAGTTCCTGTTCCGGGGCTTCCGCCGCGATGCGCACCCGATGGCCGTCATGGTCGGTGTCGTCGGCGCGATGAGCGCGTTTTACCACGACAGCACCGACATCAATGACCCGCACCAGCGCGAGGTTGCGTCGATCCGGCTGATTGCCAAAATGCCGACGATCGCGGCCTGGGCCTATAAATACACGATCGGCCAGCCGTTCGTGTATCCGCGAAATGACCTGGACTATGCCTCGAACTTCTTGCGCATGTGCTTTTCGGTCCCGGCCGAGGATTATGAGGTCAACCCGATCCTGGCCCGCGCGATGGACCGGATTTTCACGCTGCATGCGGACCATGAACAGAATGCCTCGACCAGCACGGTTCGGCTGGCGTCATCGTCGGGCGCGAACCCGTTTGCCTGTATCGCCGCCGGAATTGCCTGTCTTTGGGGGCCCGCGCATGGCGGGGCCAATCAGGCAGCGCTGGAGATGCTGCAGGAGATTGGCACGGTCGATCAGATCCCTGAGTACATCGAGCGCGCAAAAGACAAGAACGACCCATTCCGCCTGATGGGCTTTGGCCACCGGGTTTACAAAAACTTCGACCCGCGCGCCAAGGTGATGAAGCAAAGCGCGGATGAGGTTCTGGACCTTTTGGGGATCGAGAATAACGAGACGCTGAAAGTCGCCAAGGCGCTGGAAAAGATCGCACTGGAAGATCCCTATTTCATCGAAAAGAAGCTGTATCCCAACGTTGATTTCTATTCCGGGATCATTCTGGATGCGATGGGGTTCCCGACGTCAATGTTCACGCCGATCTTCGCGCTGGCCCGCACTGTGGGCTGGATTTCGCAATGGAAAGAACAGCTTGCCGATCCACAGCTGAAAATCGGGCGGCCACGGCAATTGTATTGCGGGCCGACCGGGCGTGACTATGTGGATGTTGAGGATCGCTGA
- a CDS encoding glutamate--tRNA ligase translates to MPDTPATPVVTRFAPSPTGYLHIGGARTALFNWLFARRHGGQFLLRIEDTDRARSTPAATQAILDGMRWLGLDWDGDPVSQAAGAARHAEVAQAMLDSGHAYKCFSTPDEIAAFREAAKAEGRSTLFQSPWRDADPATHPDAPFAIRVKAPQEGETVIEDAVQGTVKFRNDQLDDMIVLRSDGTPVYMLAVVVDDHDMGVTHVIRGDDHLNNAARQIMVYDAMGWDVPVWAHIPLIHGEDGKKLSKRHGALGVGEWQQAGYPASGMRNYLARLGWSHGDDEFFTTRQATDWFDLAGIGRSPSRFDTKKLANLCGQHIAATDDAALTAEVAEFLAATGQAELSESQAEGLTRAMPQLKERAKTYPELLEKAHFILTSRPITCDEKAAKALDEQGRTLLAELTPHLQNDSWSREALEAAATTVTQAHGIGLGKLAGPLRSALAGRSATPSVFDMMVVLGREETLARITDVTG, encoded by the coding sequence ATGCCTGACACCCCCGCCACCCCGGTTGTCACCCGATTTGCCCCATCGCCCACCGGCTATCTGCATATCGGTGGGGCGCGCACCGCGCTGTTCAACTGGCTGTTCGCGCGCCGCCATGGCGGGCAATTTCTGTTGCGGATCGAAGATACCGACCGCGCGCGGTCGACCCCTGCGGCGACGCAGGCGATCCTGGACGGGATGCGCTGGCTGGGCCTTGACTGGGATGGCGACCCTGTCAGCCAGGCCGCCGGGGCCGCGCGCCACGCAGAAGTGGCCCAGGCGATGCTGGACAGCGGCCATGCCTATAAATGCTTCTCGACCCCCGACGAAATCGCCGCCTTTCGCGAGGCTGCAAAGGCCGAGGGGCGGTCGACTCTGTTCCAAAGCCCCTGGCGCGATGCTGATCCTGCGACGCATCCCGATGCGCCCTTCGCGATCCGCGTGAAGGCCCCGCAGGAGGGTGAGACGGTGATCGAGGATGCCGTGCAAGGCACGGTGAAATTCCGCAATGACCAGTTGGACGATATGATCGTTCTGCGCAGCGACGGTACGCCGGTCTATATGCTGGCCGTGGTGGTTGACGATCACGACATGGGCGTGACCCACGTGATCCGGGGCGACGATCACCTGAACAACGCCGCGCGGCAAATCATGGTTTACGACGCCATGGGTTGGGACGTGCCGGTCTGGGCGCATATCCCGCTGATCCATGGCGAGGACGGCAAGAAACTGTCCAAACGCCATGGCGCGCTGGGGGTCGGCGAATGGCAGCAAGCAGGCTATCCGGCTAGTGGGATGCGCAACTACCTTGCGCGGCTGGGCTGGAGCCACGGAGATGATGAGTTTTTCACCACGCGGCAGGCGACAGATTGGTTCGATCTGGCCGGTATTGGACGCTCACCCAGCCGGTTTGACACCAAGAAGCTTGCCAATCTTTGTGGTCAGCATATCGCGGCCACGGATGATGCTGCACTCACAGCAGAAGTGGCGGAATTCCTGGCGGCAACGGGTCAAGCAGAATTGAGCGAAAGTCAGGCCGAAGGGCTGACCCGGGCGATGCCGCAATTGAAGGAACGTGCCAAGACGTATCCGGAACTTCTTGAAAAAGCGCATTTTATCCTGACCTCTCGTCCGATCACCTGTGACGAAAAGGCCGCAAAAGCGCTGGACGAACAGGGCCGCACCCTGCTGGCTGAATTGACGCCGCACCTGCAAAATGATAGCTGGTCGCGAGAGGCGCTTGAGGCTGCGGCAACTACCGTGACCCAGGCGCATGGGATCGGGCTGGGGAAACTTGCCGGCCCACTCCGATCAGCGCTGGCAGGCCGTTCGGCCACGCCCAGTGTCTTCGACATGATGGTGGTACTGGGGCGGGAAGAAACCCTCGCCCGGATCACCGATGTGACGGGGTAA
- a CDS encoding DUF4131 domain-containing protein, which produces MLINGQRGHLFPWVPVCLALGIGGYFSLPVEPTLPQWAGLLGMLVLLALIWAVWARHNVGLIALVLVLGGLALAGLRSHMVADPVLGFRYYGPIEGRVVTIDRSLSDKTRLTLDRVRLDRVSPAKTPGRVRVSLHGDWDFAPQAGAIIATTGHLSPPQGPDEPGGFDFQRQAYFRGLGAVGYTRTPVVRLAEPAAGATLWVYRLRLRISAAMQARMPGDTGAFAAAVTTGDRSAMRRESLDALRASNLAHLLAISGLHMGLLTGFVFAALRLGLAAIPPLALRWPIRKIAAVGALGAGAFYLALSGGNVATERAFIMVAVVLTAVLLERRALTLRAVALAALIVLILRPEALIEPGFQMSFAATTALIAVFAGLRGRDTVAVPRWARPVVAVVISSAVAGAATAPFGAAHFNQVAHFGLIANVLSVPLMGITVVPGAVIAALLWPIGAAGLGLALMQPSIDWILGVASVVAARDDAVSLVPAPRPWVLPVLALGGLLVILWQGRARWIGVVPVLAALSIWVLDERPDVLIAGDGALIGVLTPQGRALSKPRGGGFVARSWLENDGDAASQQDAAARLDPAIDGVWSHDLASTPLHHLFGKAGVALADRFCTTGTITIIAGDGLDSGPCVMLDQQVLRDTGTLAIRVDANGALWLRSACEYQGQRPWSRCRRAAEARKIWQSATGLSTPAD; this is translated from the coding sequence ATGCTGATCAACGGGCAGCGGGGGCATCTGTTCCCCTGGGTGCCCGTGTGCCTTGCGCTTGGCATTGGTGGGTATTTTTCGCTGCCGGTCGAACCGACACTGCCGCAATGGGCCGGGCTGCTTGGGATGCTGGTGCTTTTGGCGCTGATCTGGGCGGTCTGGGCGCGCCACAATGTCGGGTTGATCGCGCTTGTGCTGGTATTGGGCGGGCTGGCGCTGGCCGGGCTGCGCAGCCATATGGTTGCCGATCCGGTGCTGGGTTTTCGATATTACGGCCCGATCGAGGGGCGCGTGGTGACCATCGACCGGTCCCTGTCCGACAAGACCCGGCTGACGCTGGACCGGGTCCGGCTGGATCGAGTCTCGCCCGCGAAAACGCCCGGACGGGTGCGGGTTTCCCTGCATGGCGATTGGGATTTCGCGCCGCAGGCCGGGGCAATCATCGCCACCACCGGCCATCTGTCGCCGCCCCAGGGCCCGGACGAACCCGGCGGGTTCGATTTTCAGCGTCAGGCCTATTTTCGCGGTCTTGGCGCGGTTGGGTATACGCGTACGCCCGTGGTCCGGCTGGCCGAGCCGGCGGCTGGTGCAACGCTTTGGGTTTATCGTCTGCGTTTGCGGATATCGGCGGCGATGCAGGCGCGGATGCCCGGCGACACCGGCGCATTTGCAGCCGCGGTAACCACCGGAGATCGCTCAGCAATGCGGCGCGAGTCGCTGGATGCGCTGCGGGCCTCGAACCTGGCGCATTTGTTGGCAATCTCGGGGTTGCACATGGGGTTGCTGACGGGGTTCGTCTTTGCCGCCCTGCGCCTTGGGCTGGCGGCGATCCCGCCGCTGGCGCTGCGCTGGCCGATCCGCAAAATCGCCGCCGTCGGGGCATTGGGGGCCGGTGCATTCTATCTGGCGCTGTCGGGTGGCAACGTCGCGACCGAGCGTGCCTTCATCATGGTTGCCGTCGTTTTGACCGCCGTTCTGCTGGAACGGCGCGCGCTGACCCTGCGCGCCGTGGCCCTTGCGGCGCTGATCGTCCTGATATTGCGACCCGAAGCGCTGATCGAGCCTGGGTTCCAGATGTCTTTCGCCGCCACCACAGCCCTGATCGCCGTCTTTGCTGGCTTGCGCGGGCGCGACACCGTCGCGGTCCCCCGATGGGCGCGACCAGTGGTGGCGGTGGTGATTTCATCCGCCGTCGCGGGGGCCGCAACAGCCCCTTTCGGTGCGGCGCATTTCAATCAGGTCGCGCATTTCGGGTTGATCGCCAATGTCCTGAGCGTGCCACTGATGGGCATCACGGTGGTGCCCGGCGCCGTCATCGCAGCCCTGTTGTGGCCGATTGGCGCCGCCGGGCTGGGTCTGGCGCTAATGCAACCGTCGATCGACTGGATCCTTGGCGTGGCCAGCGTGGTTGCGGCGCGTGATGATGCCGTATCGCTGGTGCCTGCGCCGAGGCCCTGGGTGTTGCCGGTTCTGGCGCTCGGCGGTTTGTTGGTGATCCTCTGGCAGGGGCGGGCGCGTTGGATCGGGGTCGTTCCGGTTCTGGCCGCCCTTTCAATCTGGGTGCTTGACGAACGCCCCGATGTCCTGATTGCCGGCGACGGCGCCCTGATCGGGGTGCTGACACCCCAAGGGCGGGCGCTGTCCAAGCCGCGCGGCGGTGGATTTGTGGCGCGCAGCTGGCTGGAAAACGATGGCGATGCGGCGTCGCAACAAGACGCTGCGGCGCGCCTGGATCCGGCAATAGATGGCGTCTGGAGCCATGATCTTGCCAGCACCCCGCTGCACCACCTGTTTGGCAAAGCTGGCGTCGCGCTGGCCGATCGTTTCTGCACCACCGGTACGATCACCATTATCGCCGGGGATGGCCTCGATTCCGGGCCATGCGTCATGCTGGATCAGCAGGTTCTGCGCGATACCGGAACGCTTGCGATCCGGGTGGATGCTAATGGTGCTCTGTGGTTGCGCAGCGCCTGTGAATATCAGGGTCAGCGCCCATGGAGCCGTTGCAGGCGTGCCGCCGAAGCGCGCAAAATCTGGCAATCCGCGACGGGTCTGTCGACCCCTGCCGATTGA
- the lexA gene encoding transcriptional repressor LexA — MLTRKQLELLNFINRRVQQDGVSPSFEEMKDALDLRSKSGIHRLITALEERGFIRRLPHRARALEILKLPEAMEKSRPAFTPRVIEGDKAPRPSAAQPVEADALEIPVMGRIAAGVPIEAISEVSHNVAVPGQMLSGKGHHYALEVKGDSMIDAGINDGDVVVIRETPTADNGDIVVALVEGQEATLKRFHRNGGSIALEAANPAYETRVFRDSQVKVQGRLVGLIRTY; from the coding sequence ATGTTGACGCGCAAACAACTGGAATTGCTGAATTTCATCAATCGTCGGGTGCAGCAAGATGGCGTCTCACCTTCGTTTGAGGAAATGAAAGATGCGCTGGATCTACGCTCCAAATCCGGCATTCACCGGCTGATCACGGCGCTTGAAGAACGCGGATTTATCCGCCGCCTTCCACATCGTGCGCGCGCGCTCGAAATCCTGAAACTGCCCGAAGCGATGGAAAAATCCCGCCCTGCGTTCACGCCCCGCGTGATTGAGGGTGACAAAGCGCCGCGTCCGTCTGCTGCGCAGCCGGTTGAGGCTGACGCGCTGGAAATCCCGGTCATGGGCCGGATCGCCGCCGGCGTCCCGATCGAGGCGATCAGTGAAGTGTCGCATAACGTGGCGGTGCCCGGGCAGATGTTGTCGGGCAAGGGCCACCACTATGCGTTAGAGGTGAAGGGCGATTCGATGATTGATGCCGGGATCAACGACGGCGATGTCGTGGTGATCCGTGAAACGCCGACCGCTGACAATGGTGACATCGTCGTCGCGCTGGTCGAAGGGCAGGAAGCGACGTTGAAACGCTTCCACCGGAACGGCGGCTCGATCGCGTTGGAGGCTGCAAATCCGGCCTATGAAACCCGCGTATTCCGGGACAGCCAGGTCAAGGTACAGGGGCGTTTGGTCGGTCTGATCCGAACCTACTGA